In the genome of Microbacterium endophyticum, one region contains:
- the adhE gene encoding bifunctional acetaldehyde-CoA/alcohol dehydrogenase, with protein MSGSIDALVARAQIALDEYASFTQEQIDFIVRKASVAALSHHGELAELAVAETGRGLFEDKAVKNIFACEHVTHSIIKQRTVGVISTDEITGITEIADPVGVVCALTPVTNPTSTTIFKALIALKTRNPIVFGFHPAAQKCSAAAAKIVRDAAVAAGAPVNCVQWIEEPSLAASNELMNNPGVALILATGGNAMVRAAYSCGKPALGVGAGNVPAFIERTAKVGRAVNDVVLSKSFDNGMVCASEQAVILDEPIAEEAMAEFVRLHAYVVNAEEKRQLEEFIFGVKANAKNCGDAKLNAAVVGQTPVWIAQQAGFTVPEDTSLLMVDVAEVGPREPLTREKLAPVLAILRAKNAEAGITLSEQMVNFDGLGHSGAIHSNDQAVIAEFAKRVKAVRIIENAPSALGGIGDIYNAFMPSLTLGCGSYGHNSVSNNISAVNLVNVKRIGRRNNNLQWFKVPAKTYFELNAIRYLIDMKGVDRVTIVTDATMTKLGFVDKVIDVLNRRPNRVHLQIIDRVLPEPKLSSVVAGAAEMREFKPDTIIALGGGSPMDAAKVMWLLYENPEVQFSDMREKFFDVRKRAFKFPDLGKMAQLVCIPTTSGTGSEMTPFAVITDDETGKKYPLADYALTPSVAIIDPALTSALPANVVADAGFDALTHATEAYVSVYANDYTDGLALHAIKLIFEHIERSAKAKSGSTDPADMLAREKMHNAASIAGMAFGNAFLGIVHAMAHVTGSRFHLIHGRTNAVYLPHVIRYNGRIPTKLTSWPKYERYIAPERFQEIARHLGLKASTPEEGVESYARAVEALRDAIGIESSFQAQGVSETEFIGQLDALAMAAYEDQCAPANPRMPMLADMKTLMEASYYGTSFDEVRAHRVEVAAAGEAPVEVVAEKLATKGA; from the coding sequence GTGAAGAACATCTTCGCGTGCGAACACGTCACGCACTCGATCATCAAGCAGCGCACCGTCGGTGTGATCTCGACAGACGAGATCACCGGTATCACCGAGATCGCCGATCCAGTCGGCGTCGTGTGCGCGCTCACCCCGGTGACGAACCCCACCTCGACCACGATCTTCAAGGCACTCATCGCGCTGAAGACACGGAACCCCATCGTCTTCGGGTTCCACCCGGCGGCACAGAAGTGCTCGGCTGCCGCCGCGAAGATCGTTCGTGACGCCGCGGTTGCTGCGGGTGCTCCGGTCAACTGTGTGCAGTGGATCGAAGAACCTTCTCTCGCAGCATCCAACGAGCTCATGAACAACCCCGGTGTCGCGCTCATTCTCGCAACGGGCGGCAACGCGATGGTTCGCGCTGCATACTCCTGTGGCAAGCCAGCTCTCGGCGTCGGCGCCGGCAACGTGCCCGCCTTCATCGAACGCACCGCCAAGGTCGGTCGCGCGGTCAACGACGTCGTGCTGTCGAAGTCGTTCGACAACGGCATGGTGTGCGCCTCTGAGCAGGCCGTCATCCTCGACGAACCGATCGCCGAAGAGGCGATGGCAGAATTCGTTCGGTTGCACGCCTACGTCGTGAATGCCGAAGAGAAGCGCCAGCTCGAAGAGTTCATCTTCGGAGTGAAAGCCAACGCAAAGAACTGCGGCGACGCCAAGCTCAATGCGGCCGTCGTCGGTCAGACCCCGGTGTGGATCGCGCAGCAGGCGGGCTTCACGGTTCCAGAAGACACGTCGCTTCTCATGGTCGACGTCGCCGAGGTCGGACCCCGCGAGCCACTGACTCGCGAAAAGCTTGCCCCCGTGCTCGCGATCCTGCGTGCCAAGAACGCCGAGGCGGGCATCACGCTTTCGGAGCAGATGGTCAACTTCGATGGCCTCGGCCACTCGGGCGCTATCCACAGCAACGATCAGGCCGTCATCGCCGAGTTCGCAAAGCGAGTTAAGGCGGTGCGCATCATCGAAAACGCACCATCGGCGCTCGGCGGAATCGGCGACATCTACAACGCGTTCATGCCGTCGTTGACTCTCGGTTGTGGTTCCTATGGTCACAACTCGGTGTCGAACAACATCTCCGCAGTCAACCTCGTAAACGTCAAGCGAATCGGACGCCGCAACAACAACCTGCAGTGGTTCAAGGTGCCGGCCAAGACCTATTTCGAGCTGAATGCGATTCGCTACCTGATCGACATGAAGGGCGTCGATCGCGTCACGATCGTCACCGACGCCACGATGACGAAGCTCGGCTTCGTCGACAAGGTGATCGACGTTCTGAACCGCCGACCCAACCGCGTGCACCTGCAGATCATCGACCGGGTGCTGCCCGAGCCGAAGCTGTCGAGCGTCGTTGCGGGTGCCGCAGAAATGCGGGAGTTCAAGCCTGACACGATCATCGCTCTCGGTGGTGGGTCACCGATGGATGCCGCCAAAGTCATGTGGCTGCTCTACGAAAACCCCGAGGTGCAGTTCTCGGACATGCGCGAGAAGTTCTTCGATGTGCGTAAGCGCGCTTTCAAGTTCCCCGACCTCGGCAAGATGGCACAGCTCGTCTGCATTCCCACCACGTCGGGCACCGGTTCTGAGATGACACCGTTCGCGGTGATCACCGACGACGAAACGGGCAAGAAGTACCCGCTGGCCGACTACGCGCTGACCCCATCGGTTGCGATCATCGACCCGGCGCTCACGTCGGCCTTGCCCGCGAACGTCGTCGCCGACGCTGGTTTTGATGCTTTGACGCACGCCACTGAGGCGTACGTGTCGGTGTACGCCAACGATTACACCGACGGATTGGCTCTCCACGCGATCAAGCTCATCTTCGAGCACATCGAGCGCAGCGCCAAAGCGAAGTCCGGAAGCACGGATCCTGCCGACATGCTCGCTCGTGAAAAGATGCACAACGCGGCATCCATTGCAGGTATGGCATTCGGAAACGCCTTCCTGGGAATCGTTCACGCGATGGCGCACGTCACCGGATCCAGGTTCCACCTGATCCACGGACGCACCAACGCCGTGTATCTGCCCCACGTGATCCGCTACAACGGTCGCATCCCCACCAAGCTCACGAGCTGGCCCAAATACGAGCGCTATATCGCGCCCGAGCGGTTCCAAGAGATCGCACGACACCTCGGGTTGAAGGCATCCACTCCTGAAGAGGGCGTGGAGTCTTACGCCCGTGCCGTCGAAGCCCTTCGCGACGCGATCGGTATCGAAAGCTCGTTCCAGGCGCAGGGTGTCTCCGAGACCGAATTCATCGGTCAGCTGGATGCCCTGGCGATGGCAGCCTACGAAGACCAGTGTGCACCGGCAAACCCGCGGATGCCGATGCTCGCTGATATGAAGACGCTCATGGAAGCCTCCTACTACGGCACGTCGTTCGATGAGGTGCGGGCGCACCGTGTCGAGGTCGCAGCCGCTGGAGAAGCCCCCGTCGAGGTGGTCGCTGAAAAGCTCGCCACGAAGGGCGCCTAG
- a CDS encoding aldo/keto reductase — MSRPAIRVPTTVNGGSTVKISPSPVTIGTSGLGRNTQPGSPEEKTAVAAAVALFESPHTYVDTSNNYSGGRSEAILGLALQQVKADAEPHVVTKVDEDPDTRAFDRDRVLRSFEESCARLGVDRLPLLHFHDPYAVTVSEAMAPGGAVEGLIELRDAGVVDAIGIATYPIDEMREYIGTGVFDAVLSHNCFTLVDRSAAPLFEDARARGMTVFNAAPFGSGILAKGSASASTYAYREPSAELLSRVVRMEEVCAAYDVPLAAVALEFSLRSPLVDSTVVGIKTEHRLRELTALLATDVPDEIWGRIEAIQASA; from the coding sequence GTGAGCCGTCCGGCTATCCGTGTCCCCACGACTGTCAACGGAGGCAGCACTGTGAAGATTTCCCCCAGTCCAGTGACCATCGGTACGTCAGGGCTCGGGCGCAATACGCAACCGGGTAGCCCCGAAGAGAAGACCGCTGTCGCGGCAGCGGTCGCGTTGTTCGAGTCTCCACACACTTACGTCGATACGTCGAACAACTACTCCGGGGGTCGTTCCGAGGCCATACTCGGACTTGCGCTCCAACAGGTCAAGGCCGACGCTGAGCCGCATGTCGTGACGAAGGTCGATGAAGACCCCGACACGCGTGCCTTCGATCGGGATCGCGTGCTGCGCTCATTCGAGGAAAGCTGCGCGCGCTTGGGCGTTGACCGCCTCCCGCTTTTGCATTTTCACGACCCATACGCCGTCACGGTCTCGGAAGCGATGGCTCCCGGAGGCGCCGTCGAGGGCCTCATCGAGCTTCGGGATGCCGGTGTCGTCGATGCCATCGGCATCGCCACCTACCCGATCGACGAAATGCGTGAGTACATCGGTACCGGGGTTTTCGACGCGGTGCTCAGTCACAACTGCTTCACTCTCGTTGACCGGAGCGCGGCGCCGCTTTTCGAAGACGCGCGAGCGCGCGGAATGACCGTTTTCAATGCTGCCCCGTTCGGCAGCGGAATCTTGGCGAAAGGGTCGGCCTCGGCATCCACCTACGCCTACCGTGAGCCCTCGGCCGAACTTCTCTCGCGGGTCGTGCGGATGGAAGAGGTATGTGCCGCGTACGACGTACCGCTTGCCGCTGTCGCCCTGGAATTCTCGCTGCGCTCGCCGCTGGTTGATTCGACCGTCGTTGGAATCAAAACCGAGCACCGGCTCCGAGAGCTCACCGCACTGCTTGCGACCGATGTGCCCGACGAGATCTGGGGCCGGATCGAAGCGATTCAGGCGAGTGCGTAG
- a CDS encoding nucleoside hydrolase encodes MTTIPDTDSPQIDPSIPTWVLGETPWQAIQPAAGPRARVIIDNDFSGDPDDLFQLVHHVLSPSVDIRAVVASHLRPGDGFDPSSHTADNAATVVKDVFARMGIDSADVIYTGANEALVDRKTPQRSPAVDAIIAEALRDDVASPLFYVAGGGLTDIASAYLIEPRIADRLTLVWIGGGEHEELAAPPPGAMPIEYNLLIDVVAGQVIFGDSSVKIWQVPRDVYRQCLVSDAELRLRVAATGPLGRYLYDEVARVFAMVGAHMSGASETYALGDSPLVLLTALQSLFEPDSASSQHVERSTPALDDDGGYVEVPGARSMRIYTWVDTRLMFEDFYLKLSEFGRWQAGSAA; translated from the coding sequence ATGACCACCATCCCCGACACCGATAGCCCACAGATCGACCCGTCGATTCCGACGTGGGTTCTCGGTGAAACACCGTGGCAGGCCATCCAGCCCGCCGCGGGTCCCCGCGCCCGCGTGATTATCGACAATGACTTCTCGGGTGACCCCGACGACCTCTTTCAGCTCGTTCACCACGTCCTTTCGCCGAGCGTCGATATCCGTGCCGTAGTGGCATCCCACCTTCGACCCGGTGATGGATTCGACCCGAGCTCGCACACAGCCGACAACGCCGCGACCGTGGTGAAGGATGTCTTCGCTCGCATGGGGATCGACTCCGCTGACGTCATCTACACCGGCGCGAACGAGGCGCTTGTCGACCGGAAAACGCCGCAGCGTTCGCCTGCTGTCGACGCCATCATCGCCGAAGCGCTCCGCGATGACGTGGCGTCTCCACTCTTCTACGTCGCGGGCGGAGGCCTGACCGACATCGCTTCGGCATACCTGATCGAGCCGCGTATCGCGGATCGACTGACGCTCGTCTGGATCGGCGGCGGCGAACACGAAGAACTTGCCGCGCCGCCGCCGGGGGCGATGCCCATCGAATACAACCTGCTGATCGACGTTGTCGCGGGACAGGTGATCTTCGGCGACTCTTCGGTGAAGATCTGGCAGGTGCCGCGTGATGTGTACCGCCAGTGTCTCGTCTCGGATGCGGAACTTCGGCTGCGCGTTGCCGCCACCGGACCCCTCGGACGTTACCTGTACGACGAAGTCGCGCGTGTCTTCGCGATGGTCGGCGCCCATATGTCAGGGGCGTCGGAAACCTACGCGCTCGGTGATTCGCCGCTGGTGCTGCTTACGGCATTGCAGTCGCTATTCGAGCCCGACTCGGCATCGAGTCAACACGTCGAGCGATCAACGCCTGCGCTCGACGACGACGGTGGCTACGTCGAGGTGCCGGGTGCGCGTTCGATGCGTATCTACACCTGGGTAGACACTCGGCTGATGTTCGAGGACTTCTACCTCAAGCTGTCGGAATTCGGTCGCTGGCAGGCAGGCAGCGCCGCGTGA
- a CDS encoding DUF1593 domain-containing protein: MNDSTAEASVRPRTIITADPELDDLNSMIRFLLYTNEVEVAGLVYASSQFHWRGDGQGTRFFLPDREYAEPQTSWRWAPGERFIDDAVDAYTAVYENLAVHDPRYPTPAALRAVVREGNVDFEGDTSRETPGSQLIAAVLLDERTDPVHLQMWAGPSTVARALMSIEERFADTAEWSAVHAAVSAKAIITKFASQDATYDDYIAPHWPDIRVVEVATMGWGYMIRRVLPEADASLISADWLRANVTSVGPLGARYRVWGDGRQMVPGDTTDYFHLSGLTADELRAQGYQVWIDPQKAGEWISEGDSTNMLNLIVPGLRGHEHPSYGGWGGYAARTDDGADTWAIADSAFGGRGDERSVMRWFADAQTDFAARLQWSVSGSFEEVNHHPKLHVDRCDIDVSLGERVELRAQASDPDGDAVTVRWWHDAAASTVTGDPVVSAAGEIASVVIPATARPGDTIHIIAEAEDDAPHPLKSYQRVILTVRS, translated from the coding sequence GTGAACGACTCGACAGCTGAGGCATCCGTGCGACCTCGCACCATCATCACTGCCGACCCAGAGCTTGACGATCTCAACTCGATGATTCGGTTTTTGCTCTATACCAACGAAGTCGAGGTTGCTGGTCTCGTCTACGCGAGCAGTCAATTTCACTGGCGTGGCGATGGTCAGGGCACACGGTTCTTTTTGCCCGATCGCGAATACGCTGAGCCGCAGACGTCCTGGCGCTGGGCGCCGGGTGAGCGCTTTATCGACGATGCGGTCGACGCCTACACCGCGGTCTACGAAAATCTTGCTGTGCACGACCCGAGGTATCCGACTCCTGCCGCGCTTCGCGCGGTCGTGCGCGAGGGAAATGTGGATTTCGAGGGCGATACGAGTCGCGAGACGCCCGGATCGCAGCTGATCGCGGCTGTCCTTCTCGATGAGCGAACAGACCCCGTGCACCTGCAGATGTGGGCCGGACCGAGCACTGTCGCGCGAGCGTTGATGTCGATCGAAGAGCGTTTCGCTGATACCGCCGAGTGGTCCGCGGTGCACGCGGCCGTGTCGGCGAAAGCCATCATCACGAAGTTCGCCTCGCAGGATGCCACGTACGACGATTACATCGCGCCGCATTGGCCGGACATTCGGGTGGTCGAGGTCGCCACGATGGGGTGGGGGTACATGATCCGGAGAGTTCTCCCCGAGGCGGATGCATCGCTGATCTCAGCGGATTGGCTGCGAGCAAACGTCACCAGCGTCGGGCCGCTCGGCGCTCGCTACCGTGTGTGGGGCGATGGGCGGCAGATGGTGCCGGGAGACACCACCGACTATTTCCACCTCTCTGGGCTTACGGCCGATGAATTGCGCGCGCAGGGATATCAGGTGTGGATCGACCCGCAGAAGGCGGGGGAGTGGATCTCGGAGGGCGACAGCACGAACATGCTGAATCTCATCGTCCCCGGGCTTCGGGGCCACGAGCACCCGAGCTATGGCGGCTGGGGCGGATACGCCGCACGCACCGACGACGGCGCCGATACCTGGGCGATCGCCGACAGCGCCTTCGGAGGCCGCGGCGACGAGAGATCTGTCATGCGCTGGTTCGCCGACGCCCAAACCGACTTCGCGGCGCGACTGCAGTGGTCGGTCAGTGGCAGCTTCGAAGAAGTGAATCACCATCCCAAGCTGCACGTCGACCGATGCGATATCGACGTCTCACTCGGGGAGCGCGTAGAGCTCCGGGCGCAGGCGAGTGACCCCGACGGTGATGCTGTCACCGTGCGCTGGTGGCACGACGCGGCAGCGAGCACGGTCACCGGCGACCCTGTCGTATCCGCCGCGGGCGAAATAGCATCCGTCGTCATTCCCGCAACGGCAAGGCCCGGTGACACCATCCACATCATCGCCGAGGCCGAAGATGACGCCCCGCATCCGCTCAAGTCGTATCAGCGCGTGATCCTGACGGTGCGCTCCTAG
- a CDS encoding alpha-L-rhamnosidase — protein MNSHARITKLRTELREGPVATATPRLSWQVEAAADGWIQASADLTDGRERITLEGRDSVLVAWPFAALSPGEKREIRVRARSTANAETDWSAPLLVEPGFMSEGEWIAQPIGLVSPDRPAQPFVARTRFTLDRPISHATLFWTALGVAEPEVNGEAVSEDVLSPGWTSYRDRLVHESVDVTALVNAGDNELSATVAGAWYTEKYGFYEFADHLYGTQPSFLAQLRVTYEDGETSTVAATGDGWEAAGDGTVVDSGIYAGEHQDLRRTASAWAPARLGAAAHPGYENVPVPEPRIAPPVRRIETLPVAQTLASPSGGTILDFGQNLVGRLRVKIRGEAGQRIVMRHAEVLENGELSIRPLRNAKATATFELSGEEDVLESRFSFYGFRYAEITGAEISASDVEAVVLHTDLTRTGWFTASDSMLERLHENVVWGMRGNFLSIPTDCPQRDERLGWTGDIQVFSPTAAFLYDCDAFLVSWLRDLTHEQNRTEDGSVPLVIPAALPSFGGGGPTAVWGDAATVVPTVLYERFGDVGAIEAQYASMKTWVDSVLARVDDRGLWAGRMQLGDWLDPSAPPDKPGQAKVDGDIVATAYLARSLGQVAHAAALLGNSADATTYAALAERTRLAFVAEYVTPAGRMMSDAPTAYALALEFDLVTDPVVRQALADRLAALVREGGYRIATGFVGTPIMTDALTHNGHVAAAERLLLQTECPSWLYPITMGATTVWERWDSLLADGSVNPGEMTSFNHYALGAVADWLHRTVAGLAPATPGYRTMRVAPRPLMALENASARHVTPYGEASVAWRREGAQIIVTATVPANATAIVDLPGEAEFAVGSGHHEWRFAAASEVPRQQLPGLNASLGAVIDDPRAYRALLDTVATFDADRAEAVRADTVWANGRVVASALMFSPPPLLEAVDAAIRSATA, from the coding sequence ATGAACTCTCACGCGCGCATCACGAAGCTTCGCACTGAACTCCGCGAGGGTCCTGTCGCGACGGCAACGCCACGGCTGAGTTGGCAGGTCGAGGCCGCCGCGGACGGCTGGATTCAAGCGTCGGCTGATCTGACGGACGGCCGGGAAAGGATCACCTTGGAAGGCCGCGACAGTGTGCTTGTCGCATGGCCTTTCGCCGCGCTTTCTCCCGGGGAAAAGCGAGAAATACGCGTTCGTGCGCGGTCAACAGCTAACGCTGAAACTGACTGGAGCGCTCCGTTACTTGTCGAGCCTGGCTTCATGTCCGAGGGCGAATGGATCGCTCAACCAATCGGTCTCGTCTCTCCTGACCGCCCGGCGCAACCCTTTGTTGCGCGCACTCGATTTACCCTCGATCGCCCGATATCCCACGCGACACTGTTCTGGACAGCACTGGGCGTGGCTGAACCGGAAGTCAACGGGGAAGCAGTTTCAGAAGACGTGCTGTCACCGGGCTGGACCTCGTATCGAGACCGACTCGTGCACGAAAGCGTTGACGTCACTGCTCTCGTCAACGCAGGTGACAATGAGCTCAGCGCGACGGTTGCAGGTGCCTGGTACACCGAGAAGTACGGCTTTTACGAGTTCGCCGACCACCTTTATGGCACACAACCCTCTTTCCTCGCGCAACTTCGGGTGACCTACGAAGACGGCGAAACGTCCACTGTCGCCGCAACCGGCGACGGGTGGGAAGCGGCCGGAGACGGCACGGTCGTTGATAGCGGCATCTATGCAGGCGAGCATCAAGACCTACGACGCACCGCATCCGCGTGGGCCCCCGCTCGCCTCGGCGCTGCAGCCCATCCTGGCTATGAAAATGTGCCGGTGCCCGAGCCGCGAATTGCGCCGCCGGTCCGCCGCATCGAGACGCTGCCGGTTGCTCAGACTCTGGCAAGCCCCTCCGGCGGCACGATCCTCGACTTCGGTCAAAACCTGGTGGGCCGCTTGCGTGTGAAGATCCGCGGCGAAGCGGGACAGCGGATCGTGATGCGCCACGCCGAAGTTCTCGAGAACGGCGAGCTCAGCATCCGGCCCCTGCGAAATGCGAAAGCCACGGCCACGTTCGAACTGTCGGGCGAAGAAGACGTCCTGGAGTCACGGTTCTCGTTCTACGGGTTTCGCTACGCCGAGATCACGGGAGCCGAGATCAGTGCGTCGGATGTCGAAGCGGTGGTGCTTCACACCGACCTGACGCGGACCGGGTGGTTCACGGCATCCGATTCGATGCTTGAACGCCTCCACGAAAATGTGGTGTGGGGCATGCGGGGCAACTTCTTGTCGATCCCGACCGACTGCCCGCAGCGCGACGAGCGTCTCGGGTGGACCGGCGACATTCAGGTGTTCTCACCGACGGCCGCTTTTCTCTACGACTGCGATGCTTTCCTCGTGTCGTGGCTGCGCGACCTCACCCACGAGCAAAATCGAACCGAAGATGGGTCGGTGCCGTTGGTGATTCCCGCCGCACTCCCTTCGTTTGGGGGTGGCGGGCCCACCGCGGTGTGGGGGGATGCCGCGACGGTGGTTCCGACCGTGCTCTACGAACGATTCGGCGATGTAGGCGCGATCGAAGCCCAATACGCGAGCATGAAAACGTGGGTGGATTCCGTCCTCGCACGCGTCGACGACCGCGGGCTGTGGGCTGGCAGGATGCAGCTTGGCGACTGGCTCGACCCCTCTGCCCCACCCGACAAGCCGGGCCAGGCCAAGGTCGATGGCGACATCGTCGCAACCGCTTACCTTGCGCGCTCGCTTGGGCAGGTCGCTCATGCGGCGGCGCTTCTCGGCAACTCGGCGGATGCGACGACCTACGCAGCTCTCGCAGAGCGTACTCGGCTTGCTTTCGTCGCGGAATATGTGACTCCGGCCGGGCGAATGATGAGTGATGCTCCGACCGCCTACGCGCTGGCTCTTGAGTTCGACCTCGTGACCGATCCGGTCGTCCGGCAGGCGCTGGCGGATCGGCTGGCAGCTCTTGTGCGCGAGGGCGGGTATCGCATCGCAACCGGCTTCGTCGGAACTCCGATCATGACCGACGCCCTGACGCACAACGGCCATGTCGCCGCTGCCGAACGTCTCCTGCTGCAGACCGAATGCCCCTCGTGGCTGTACCCGATTACCATGGGCGCCACGACGGTGTGGGAGCGATGGGATTCTCTCCTGGCCGACGGATCGGTCAACCCCGGCGAGATGACGTCGTTCAATCACTATGCCCTCGGTGCCGTCGCGGACTGGCTGCACCGCACTGTGGCAGGCTTGGCGCCCGCCACACCCGGCTATCGCACGATGCGGGTCGCTCCGCGGCCGCTGATGGCACTCGAAAACGCGTCAGCGCGCCATGTCACACCGTACGGTGAGGCATCCGTGGCGTGGCGGCGCGAGGGTGCACAGATCATCGTCACGGCGACAGTCCCCGCCAATGCAACAGCGATCGTCGACCTTCCCGGCGAAGCAGAGTTCGCGGTGGGGTCGGGTCACCACGAGTGGCGGTTTGCCGCGGCATCCGAAGTCCCACGCCAGCAGTTGCCGGGGCTGAATGCATCGCTCGGCGCCGTCATCGACGACCCACGCGCGTATCGGGCACTCCTCGACACCGTGGCGACGTTCGATGCCGACCGTGCCGAAGCTGTGCGGGCCGACACTGTCTGGGCGAACGGTCGGGTCGTTGCCTCGGCGCTGATGTTCAGCCCACCGCCACTGCTCGAAGCCGTCGACGCCGCCATCCGCTCCGCCACCGCCTGA
- a CDS encoding glycoside hydrolase family 43 protein — protein sequence MHNLPNPVLNGFHPDPSIVKVGGWYYLATSTFEYLPGIPIHRSRDFVTWELIGHVATRPGQLGVESVPTGGGAWAPTIRYHHDQFHLVITDAMGRGMLHFTADEAAGPWSDGDLLLTADGSQSLFGIDPDIAWDADGTCYVTFSGLLLSGDLNPNAPTHLGIQQVVVDLESHRATEEPRSLWSGTGLMFPEAPHLYDIDGSWYLMLAEGGTERGHAISIARGDSPSGPFEGAPANPLASARSTPRPIQNTGHGDLVEGVDGGWLCVLLGVRPRSGTRAFSALGRESFVTPVTWSDGWPALAPVELNPRPGTSIDISFDGPLDAEWISVRRFPTDVARVQNGRLVLTADGSTLADAKPAFVGRRQEHLTNEVTVHLDVSAGVGGLAVRYDEQFRLEIEAGTGEVVARAFIGGLHQQWQYPFAGTKLELHLASKKPPRGAGIVSTSDVFHIAATIDGERREIAQVDGRFLSSEVTESFTGRVIGVYAVEGQIAVERWISEGNDE from the coding sequence ATGCACAACCTTCCGAACCCGGTACTGAACGGCTTCCACCCCGACCCGAGCATCGTCAAAGTCGGCGGCTGGTACTACCTCGCTACGTCGACATTCGAGTACCTTCCCGGCATCCCGATTCATCGGTCCCGCGATTTCGTGACGTGGGAACTTATCGGCCATGTCGCAACTCGCCCCGGTCAACTCGGCGTCGAGTCAGTGCCCACCGGCGGTGGCGCGTGGGCACCAACGATCCGTTATCACCACGATCAATTTCACCTCGTCATCACCGACGCGATGGGTCGTGGCATGCTGCATTTCACCGCCGACGAAGCAGCCGGTCCGTGGAGTGACGGTGACCTCCTGCTGACCGCAGACGGCTCGCAAAGCCTGTTCGGAATCGACCCGGATATCGCTTGGGATGCCGATGGCACCTGCTACGTCACCTTTTCTGGCCTCCTGCTCTCGGGCGACCTCAACCCGAATGCGCCGACGCATCTCGGCATTCAGCAGGTCGTGGTCGACCTTGAATCCCACCGGGCAACCGAGGAGCCGCGCTCGCTCTGGTCGGGCACGGGGCTCATGTTCCCCGAAGCACCGCACCTCTATGACATCGATGGCAGCTGGTATCTGATGCTCGCCGAAGGTGGCACCGAGCGCGGGCACGCGATCAGTATCGCGCGCGGAGATTCACCGTCCGGCCCATTCGAAGGCGCCCCGGCAAACCCACTGGCCTCGGCGCGCTCCACGCCGCGACCGATCCAGAACACGGGACACGGCGACCTCGTCGAGGGTGTTGACGGCGGCTGGCTGTGCGTGCTCTTGGGCGTCCGTCCGCGCAGCGGCACGCGAGCGTTCTCAGCTCTCGGCCGCGAGAGCTTCGTCACACCCGTCACCTGGTCTGATGGATGGCCGGCCCTCGCACCTGTCGAGTTGAATCCACGCCCGGGCACGAGCATCGACATCTCTTTCGACGGCCCTCTCGATGCGGAGTGGATCTCGGTTCGCCGTTTTCCCACCGATGTCGCCAGGGTGCAGAACGGCCGCCTCGTACTGACCGCCGATGGCTCGACTCTCGCGGATGCGAAGCCGGCGTTCGTCGGACGGCGTCAGGAACACCTCACCAACGAGGTCACTGTCCACCTCGATGTCTCCGCCGGAGTCGGCGGGCTCGCCGTCCGGTACGACGAACAGTTCCGTCTCGAGATCGAGGCCGGCACCGGTGAAGTCGTCGCGCGCGCGTTCATCGGCGGCCTGCACCAGCAGTGGCAGTATCCGTTCGCTGGCACGAAGCTCGAGCTGCACCTCGCTTCGAAGAAGCCACCCCGTGGCGCAGGAATCGTGTCTACGAGCGACGTGTTTCACATCGCCGCCACCATCGACGGCGAGCGTCGTGAAATCGCTCAGGTCGACGGGCGTTTCCTGTCGTCCGAGGTCACCGAATCCTTCACTGGACGAGTCATCGGTGTCTACGCGGTCGAGGGCCAAATCGCGGTGGAACGCTGGATCTCCGAGGGGAACGACGAATGA